The Brassica napus cultivar Da-Ae chromosome C1, Da-Ae, whole genome shotgun sequence DNA segment cgaaggaagctctggaaacttttccaatatgtgttttctgccacatttctcagaagttacatacatgtatttctttccatcctcagttgcagactgagtatcatatccgtgaagatatatgtctttaaaactcaacaaattccttttagaacttggagaatatagagcattatttatggaaaattttgttccattcggtaaagtaaagtttgctttaccagttccttcaatcacgtctgcaggacctgatattgtattgacgacaattcttgtcggttttatatcagagaaatatctcttttgtctcagaatagtgtgcgttgttccactatctggtatgcatatttcacgaatccgtttcttagattttgctccattagcattctgatccatttctgaaattgtcataaatataaaaggaaacataaaattcattcatataaggaaaaacacaataattatacattaaggtgacgttaaaaacatcattatttgtttaacaggaaatgtaataattatacatgacaatattgaaaactattcaatagtCTTATTATAAGCATTTCGGctctcttcaggagtaatctagtccagctcattagcgAAGTCGGAGGCATCGAGGTATGATGTCCCTTCAAAGTTTTCAGTGAGGTTCACTTCTTTAGCTTTGCCTTTcgtggactcttgatataacttacagagatgtgaaggagtacgacaggtacgggaccaatgtcctttacaacCACATCTGTAACACACTGTCTCACGCTTCTGGGTGGTATCCTCTTGAGTTTCTTTACCCTTGGAAACTTGCCCGGGTCTAACCCACTTGTTAGATCCCCTCCATTTGGGATTGTAAgtttttccacgtttgttgttgaaacggcGGCCATGACCTCGATTGGCCTGGTTTCTCCTTTCCGAATTTTCTatcgccgtagcattcacttcagggaatgctttggctcccgtaggtcgggaattgtggtttttgatCAAGAGCTCATTGTTCTTTTCAGCTAACATGAGCGCAACCATCAGTTCAGAAAATCTCGTGTACccgcattttctgtaaatttcgggtaagaagtgaagctgtttgtggaaagtgatatatgttttattcatcatttctgCCTCAAAGACAGGATTACCACAATACTTCAGGAGTGCAACTATCCTCAGGACAGCGGAATTGTAATCCTCAACCTTTTGAAAAtcttggaacctcagatttttccactcttctagagcgtgagggaggttgatttgtctctggttatcgaacctttcttttaaagtttGCCACAGTTCAGCTGGGTCCTCGACGTTTGCATAGTTGTGCGTTAGATtttcatctaaatgcttcttcatgaagattatcgcttcggctatatgctcgggtggtgATTTGTTACCGATTACAATTGTTTCAGTTATCTTTTTCATCACCAGATATGGTTTCACGTTTGTGACCCACCCGACGTAATTTTCGCCAGTTATTTTCAgggccgggaactggagtttctcgatgtttgccatttgtatttctaaaacacaaaataataattttattagaacttcataatttaaaaaccgtttacattaatcttgcaagcaattacaaggagaagtgatgtaaagaaaattaaaccgatattcatcttaaattcactcagagtaaattctccaacgaataaaccataaatagaaacacaaacaaaaatggcacataaaaacaaaagtgcgcgaatcatctttcttgaaatgaaaaatcggaggagagcgatttgaatttttttttttttttttttttgagagaagatgaaatgttttggatgatgaaatagagtgaaaatgagttgtatttatagatgaaaattactgttcatgaccgttggagaaaggggaaatttttgaaaatcagtatgaaaatattgtattaaacagtcaatcaaatctataaaatttcataaaagtaaaaattatggcaatgaaatatttatgttatgacaacaaatcatgcgacggctcaaccgatcaatgcagagtaataaataaattatacggcggctcggccgaccaattaataacaaacagaatataaggcggctcgaccgaccaataaataataaacaggatataaggcggctcggccgaccaataaataataaacagaatataaggcggctcggccgaccaataaataaattaaattattagtaaataatataggcggtattccggccattataacataatataaataatagtagaggcggtataccgaccattataacagggtataaatgatacaaataaattttaccgaatcgcagagtgatcgtgctgataacgtgttataaaaagaactggaattttattatatcgcaggaatttaaataaagcaaaattttatacccgtacgaAGAAGATAATACTGATAAAAAGAGAGGATGTGTTATTGAAGGAGAAGGATGATGTATTTACAAACGAACGCAAATGTtcgtatatataaagaaatttactgtgcaaataatGCAGCGGGCCctatatctttttatattttcaactaaagcggctcatcttttcttttgtctttcgTAACATAATCAGCATAATCCATTTTCCATCTTTTGATTTGATATTCCttgaaacatttttattttaatttgttcaTCTCCTTTCTTTTTCAATTACCGTTGGAACCAGACAAAGAATCAGAAACAACACTACCAATCTCTCTCTGTCCCTGTCTCTGTATAATCTCGGTGTTGTCTTGTCTCTCTCTACAAGCCGAGAGAGACAGTGATGACAATACTCTAGAGCAGAGGAAGGACTAACCACCATTTCCAATCATGAATCCGGCAACTGACCCAGTCTCCGCCGCAGCAGCTCTAGCTCCACTTCCACAACCTCCACAGCCACACCGTCTCTCAACCTCCTGCGACCGTCACCCGGAAGAGAGATTCACCGGTTTCTGCCCTTCCTGTCTCTGTGAACGCCTCTCAGTCTTAGACCAAACCAACAATGACACTGCTGCATCCTCTTCCTCTCGGAAGCCTCCCACCATCTCCGCAGCGGCTCTCAAAGCCCTCTTCAAGCCTTCTGGTAAAAACGGAGGCGGTGGAAACGGTCGGGTAAAACCCGGATTCTTCCCGGAGCTCCGCCGCACGAAATCGTTCTCGGCGTCAAAGAACAACGAGGGATTCTCCGGCGCGTTCGAGCCGCAGCGTAGATCCTGCGACGTCAGACTTCGTAGCTCTCTCTTGAACTTGTTTACTCAAGATGAGACCGAGCCTAGAAACTCTAGCGTTCAAGAGCCTGTGTTAGAGGttaacgatgaagaagctgaaaCTGAAGATGACTACGTCGACTTCGAGACTCTTAATGATAATTCCAGCGACGAAGTTGTtgaagagagagatgagataGAGGAAGTTAAAGTCACGGAGAAAGCTGTAACCGAAGAGGAGATAATAGATCTTGATTCTTCTCAAACCAAGAAGCCATCGGTACGACGTAGTTTCTGGTCAGCCGCCTCCGTTTTCAGCAAGAAGCTTCACAAATGGAACCAGAAACTGAAGAAGCGGCGTAACGGCGGCGGCGACGATCACCACCGGCCGGGATCCGAGAGGCTACCGGTGGAGAAACCGATAGGGAGACAGCTCCGGGATACGCAGTCGGAGATCGCCGACTACCGGAGGTCATGCGACACCGATCCTCGATTCTCCCTCGACGCCGCCGGGAGATTCTCCGTCGATATCGGGAGGATCTCGGCCGACGATCCTCGTTACTCGTTCGACGAGCCGAGAGCTTCGTGGGACGGGACTCTGATCGGACGGACGGCGAGacctccgccgccgccgtcgATGCTCTCCGTGTTGGAAGATGCGGCGGTGCAAACCCGATCAGATATGCAGATTCCGGTGGAACAACCAGCGCCACCACCAGTGGTTAATACAGTGAACAATGAGTCCGACCCTGTTATAATCCCGGGCGGGTCAATCCAAACCCGAGACTATTACAATGACTCATCCTCCCGGAGGAGGAAGAGTCTCGACAGATCAAGCTCTATAAGAAAAACGGCCGTGGCGGTTGTGGCGGATGAGCAGAAGCCGCGAGTGTCTATATCAATAGATACTTACTCAGGAGGATCAATGAGGGATGACAGTTACGTTGTCGGGCCGGGAGGTAACGGCTTTTACCGGGAACCGGCGATCACCGGTGAGAGGAGAGTGAATAGTAATGATAACGGCTTTTACCGGGAACCGGCGATCACCGGTGAGAGGAAAGTGAATAGTAACGATAACGGCAAGAAGTCGAGACGGTGGGGGAAGTGGAGTATCTTAGGACTTATCTACAGGAAGAGTGTTAACAAGTACGAGGAAGGGGAGGAACACGGTGGAATGGTGGAGAGATCGTTGTCGGAGTCATGGCCGGAGCTGAGGAGCGGCGGAGAAGGAGGACCGAGGATGGAGAGGAGTAATAGTAATGTGAGCTGGCGGAGCACCGGTGGTGTACCGGGGAGGAAAGTCAACGGGTTGGAGAGGAATAAGAGTTCAAGGTGTTCGTCTAAGAATGGGGAAAACGGAATGTTGGATTTTTATTTGGCGCCTATGACAGGTAGCCGGAGAATGAGCGTTGGAGCTGgcggaggaggtggtggtggcggcggGTGGGCTAATAGTCACGGGCATTCTATAGCGAGGAATGTTATGAGGCTGTATTGATCAAAACTGTTCATTGGATGGTTCGGTTTAAGTGGTTTAGCTCTCTGAACCTTCTTTGTCGTTTTtgttggtttggttttgtttcggTGCAATTGGTTTACTTTTAAAATGTTAAGGGGAGAGGGAGGGGTTTCAAAGGAATGACTTGGTTACGTTGTCAATTATAACCGGAATAAACCGCCTTTAACCAGCCGTTATTGGTTCCAAAATTTCAGTTAATTTA contains these protein-coding regions:
- the LOC106427895 gene encoding protein OCTOPUS, producing the protein MNPATDPVSAAAALAPLPQPPQPHRLSTSCDRHPEERFTGFCPSCLCERLSVLDQTNNDTAASSSSRKPPTISAAALKALFKPSGKNGGGGNGRVKPGFFPELRRTKSFSASKNNEGFSGAFEPQRRSCDVRLRSSLLNLFTQDETEPRNSSVQEPVLEVNDEEAETEDDYVDFETLNDNSSDEVVEERDEIEEVKVTEKAVTEEEIIDLDSSQTKKPSVRRSFWSAASVFSKKLHKWNQKLKKRRNGGGDDHHRPGSERLPVEKPIGRQLRDTQSEIADYRRSCDTDPRFSLDAAGRFSVDIGRISADDPRYSFDEPRASWDGTLIGRTARPPPPPSMLSVLEDAAVQTRSDMQIPVEQPAPPPVVNTVNNESDPVIIPGGSIQTRDYYNDSSSRRRKSLDRSSSIRKTAVAVVADEQKPRVSISIDTYSGGSMRDDSYVVGPGGNGFYREPAITGERRVNSNDNGFYREPAITGERKVNSNDNGKKSRRWGKWSILGLIYRKSVNKYEEGEEHGGMVERSLSESWPELRSGGEGGPRMERSNSNVSWRSTGGVPGRKVNGLERNKSSRCSSKNGENGMLDFYLAPMTGSRRMSVGAGGGGGGGGGWANSHGHSIARNVMRLY